The Malus domestica chromosome 13, GDT2T_hap1 genome includes a window with the following:
- the LOC103452146 gene encoding chlorophyll a-b binding protein, chloroplastic yields MKGPLSDSACHMAPQKPIGHHSPILQDKPLQFFTLTHLRLSPQTLQTPYSFTDQISNKVWSKPRKMASAWATSSAIAAVAVSSRSQKGGSSLAATKASFFGGRKLRVRSFTATKGSSSSFTVRAAAADPDRPLWFPGSTPPPWLDGSLPGDFGFDPLGLSSDPDSLKWNQQAELVHCRWAMLGAAGIFIPEFLTKIGILNTPSWYTAGEQEYFTDTTTLFVVELVLIGWAEGRRWADILKPGSVNTDPIFPNNKLTGTDVGYPGGLWFDPLGWGSGSPEKIKELRTKEIKNGRLAMLAVMGAWFQHIYTGTGPIDNLFAHLADPGHATIFASFSPK; encoded by the exons ATGAAGGGCCCACTCTCAGATTCTGCATGCCACATGGCACCCCAAAAGCCAATCGGACACCACTCTCCTATCCTACAAGATAAGCCCCTTCAATTCTTTACATTAACTCATCTGCGTCTCTCTCCCCAAACACTCCAAACCCCATACAGTTTCACAGATCAAATAAGCAACAAAGTTTGGTCGAAGCCTCGAAAAATGGCCTCCGCCTGGGCTACCTCTTCCGCCATTGCAGCCGTCGCTGTATCGTCGcg CTCCCAGAAGGGTGGGTCTTCTTTGGCGGCAACTAAGGCTTCTTTCTTTGGTGGGAGGAAGCTGAGAGTGAGAAGCTTCACAGCCACCAAAGGATCATCGTCATCTTTTACAGTACGTGCGGCTGCTGCTGACCCCGATAGACCTCTGTGGTTTCCAGGAAGCACCCCTCCCCCATGGCTCGATGGAAG CCTGCCAGGAGACTTCGGCTTCGATCCTCTTGGTCTTT CATCTGACCCAGACAGCCTGAAATGGAACCAGCAAGCAGAGCTTGTACACTGCAGATGGGCAATGCTCGGCGCAGCCGGAATCTTCATCCCCGAATTCTTGACCAAAATCGGCATTCTAAACACCCCGTCATGGTACACAGCCGGAGAGCAAGAGTACTTCACAGACACCACCACTCTCTTCGTCGTTGAGCTTGTTTTGATCGGGTGGGCCGAGGGGAGGAGATGGGCCGACATCCTCAAGCCCGGCTCCGTTAACACCGACCCAATCTTCCCCAACAACAAGCTCACCGGGACAGATGTAGGGTACCCGGGAGGGCTCTGGTTCGACCCACTTGGATGGGGAAGCGGCTCGCCTGAGAAGATCAAGGAGTTGAGGACAAAGGAGATTAAGAACGGAAGGCTAGCTATGTTGGCTGTGATGGGGGCTTGGTTTCAACACATTTACACTGGGACTGGCCCCATCGACAACCTCTTCGCTCACCTCGCTGATCCCGGCCATGCCACCATTTTCGCT TCTTTCTCCCCCAAGTGA